Proteins from one Desulfonema limicola genomic window:
- a CDS encoding CPBP family intramembrane glutamic endopeptidase, whose protein sequence is MFPFDSMQTFFPALLFSVIKGPIEEFGWRGLALPLLQRKFAPVWAGLILGAVWGVWHFPAFLLSGTQQSNWSFAPFFTGCMAISIIATALFNDSKGSILIAAFFHFMLMNPIFPEADPYDTYLLVIIALLLIWFKRKVMFTKETSVVEVIPST, encoded by the coding sequence TTGTTTCCATTTGACTCTATGCAGACTTTTTTCCCGGCATTGCTGTTTTCCGTAATAAAAGGACCGATTGAGGAATTTGGATGGCGTGGTCTTGCTCTCCCGTTGCTGCAAAGAAAGTTTGCACCTGTCTGGGCCGGCTTAATCCTGGGAGCTGTCTGGGGCGTTTGGCATTTTCCAGCATTTTTATTAAGTGGAACACAACAAAGCAATTGGTCCTTTGCTCCATTTTTTACAGGGTGCATGGCAATCAGCATAATTGCAACAGCGCTGTTTAATGATTCAAAGGGAAGCATTTTAATTGCCGCTTTTTTTCACTTTATGCTGATGAACCCAATTTTTCCTGAAGCGGATCCTTATGATACATATTTACTTGTGATTATTGCGCTCCTGTTAATCTGGTTCAAGCGCAAGGTAATGTTCACAAAAGAGACCTCCGTAGTAGAGGTCATTCCTTCAACCTGA